CGTAAAATAGCTTGGATGTATTTCCAGTTTGCCTTTCCATTAAAAACAGCTTCACGAAGAGCAGCAGTAACAAGTTCCGGACTGGTCTTGTCATCTTGAATCGTTTTTGTCAAATCCTCGATTTCAAACGGTGTCAAGAGACGACCTAATTCTTGCTGGAAAGTCTCGACCAAGTCTTTTAAAACATTTTGAGAAACAGCTTGCGCAACGCTTGAGTGATTCTCTACAATTTCATCCAATCGTTCAAGCGCTGGCAGCGCATCAAAAACTGCCTCAATTTCACCATTGAGTGCAATTGTTTTGTACTGCAACAATCCTTTTTCTGTCAAATTTGACATAGAGCGATTGACCTCTGCAACGGATTTCCCGATACTTTCTGCAATCTGAACAGGAGAAATCTCTTCTAGCGATGTTGTATTTTGCAAATAGAAAAATTGCCAAACCAAAAAGTCATCACTATTATCAAATATCTCATGAAAATGAAAAAGAAGCTCAGTTGGCAATACTAAATTGCCCGTCTTATACGCTGATAAATAAGTCATAACACCTCTTATAAATAAGCAAACAAGGACGCGTCATTTGCTGCATTTGCCCAGTCAAATGGCGTTTCTTGATAAACAGCATAATTAATCTACACGACTTGCCGCAACGGAGACACCAACCTCTTCTCCACAAGCTAAAATTTCCAAATTACTCTTATTTAAAATATCCTCTTTGAGAACTTCTGTATAACGCGAATGAGGAGCTGCATATTCATCATCAAAGCCGCGGAACAGCAAATTTGGTTTTTCTGGTGTGGATTGACTGTAAATGCCAGACAACTTGCGGTTCATCTGGTGTTTGGCAATGCCATAACGAACATAAAGAGCTGCTTGCGCTCCCCAATAAATATGCAACGTTGAGTAAACATGCGATTTGGACCAGTCAATAACTTGTCGAAATTCTTCCCAATAATCTACTGCTTCAAAAGGCAAATGCTCGACTGGCGCTCCAGTGACAATCAAACCGTCAAAATAACGACCCTTGATCTCATCAAAATTCTTATAAAACGTCTCCATATAGTCCGTATGTGTCGTTTTGAAGGTATGAGAAGTCATGTAAAGAAATTCAATCCGAAGTTGCAATGGCGTATTTGCTAAATGACGCAACAACTGCGTTTCCGTCACTGTTTTTTGCGGCATTAAATTCAAAATCAAGATATTCAGAGGACGAATATCTTGGTGTTCTGCACGCTCATCATCCATGACAAAGATATTCTCAGATCTTAAAATGTCAACAGCTGGTAATTTCTTATCAATTTTGATAGGCATGAAAATATCTCCTTTTGCTTTCTGCTTTTATTATACTGAAAGGAGATATAGTTTTCAATTATACTTTTTTCTACAATAAGATATAGCTTTTAGTTATACCTTAATAATGCATGAGAACTTTGTAATCGTAGTTACCAATAGCTTCGCGTCCCTTCAATTCATCCAATTCAATAAGGAAAGCGCAACCTGCAACGATACCACCTAAACGTTCAACCATTTCAATTGTTGCTTTAACCGTTCCTCCCGTTGCAAGAAGGTCATCAACAATCAGTACACGCTGTCCAGGCTTGATAGAGTCTGCGTGCATTGTTAAGGTATCTACACCATACTCTTTTTCATAACTAGCTGAGATAACCTCACGAGGCAATTTCCCAGGCTTACGTACTGGAGCAAAACCAACTCCAAGCTCATAAGCTACCGGACATCCAACAATAAATCCACGCGCTTCTGGACCGACAATCATATCAATTTTCTTGTCCGTAGCATATTGGACAATTTCACGAATAGCATAGCTATAGGCATTTCCATCTGCCATCAATGGGCTAATGTCACGAAATAAAATCCCTTCTTGCGGGTAATTTTCAATGGTTGCAATATAATCTTTTAAATCCATAACTGTCTTTCTATCAAAAAGTTTTTACTCTCTATTATATCATGTTTTTTAGGAAATGGGGCAGAAAACATACTTGCTTTCAAAAAATAGTCACAGCACAGTCATTCTCGTCTTTTGCTATTTTAAAATAATACTTGCAACAATTGGACTGACAATCACATACATAATCCCTGTCACGCCAATAGCTAGACCAGCCATAGCTCCTGCGACTTGTCCATATTTAAAGGCTGTCCCTGTCCCAACAGCATGTCCCGTTCCTCCAAGAGCTAAGCCTACTGCAACAGGATCTTTGATTTTTAAGATTTTTAAAACCGTCGGACCGATCACACTTGTCAAGATTCCCGTTGCAACTACAACTACCAACGTCACCGTCGCCAGCCCTTGTATTTTATCTGTAATTCCAACCGCCATAGCTGTTGTTACTGATTTGGGAAAGAGTGAAATTGCTAAGAAAAAATCCATTCCAAAAGCCTTGGCGACCAAGGCCGTAAAACTAGTATTCACTACTACCGCTATAAAAGTACCAATCAAAATACTTCTGGCATGGTGTTTCATGAGATGAAATGTTTTATACAAAGGAATTCCCAGTGCAACCGTTGACGGCACAATGAGATTATTCAAATACGCCCCGCCTACGTAGTAATTCTTGTAAGAAATTCCTGTCAATTTTAAAAATACAATGACAAATATGGTGGCTAGAAGTAAAGGGGTTGTCAAAGGATGCGGAAATCTGCGAAAAATCAACATTCCTACCAGATAAGCAAAGATTGATAAAGCCAAACCAAATAAAGGATTGCCCCACAAATTAGACATTTCTTGTTTCTCCTTCTCCGTAATCTCCTTCAAAGCGATTTTTGATAAAATGAACAACCACGGCAATGACAACCACATTGATCACAATCGCCCCAACAATAATCAAAACAATCGGCAACAAATAAGGCGCAATGACATGAAATTTATCCATAATTCCAACCGCTGGCGGCAAAAATAAAATGGTCATATTGGCTAATAAAAAATTTCCCACCATACTCACATGCCGCAATCTGAAAATTTTAAATTGCAAAGCCAAAAAAAGAAGAATGAGGCCAATAATGCTTCCTGGAATAGGCAAATGAAAAAGATAGGAAATCCCTTCTCCTATCAAAGAAATCGAAAAAATAATCATCAATTGTACGTATAATTTCACAAGAAACCTCCAAACTTTCTAGTAACAGTCTACTACTTTTCAGAAAAATTTCAATATTTTTCAAAAAAATAAATGAGTGAATCCGTTCTCTTCACTCATTTTATCTTCTAGTAAGAAAAAAACGCCACTAACGAGCGTTTTGTAACAAAACGGAAGACATGGGATTCGAACCCACGCACGCTTTCACACGCCTACTGCGTTTCCAACACAGCCTCTTAAGCCTCTTGAGTAATCTTCCATATTTAACAATGGAGCCGGTGGGAATTGAACCCACGTCCAAACACCTGCCAACACATTTGTCTACAACCATAGGTTATGTATTGGATTTAACTTCGCTTTGACACATAACTCAAGCCCAAGCCAAGCGAGTCTATCAGTCTCTTATCAAGCCCCTAGACAAGGCTTAATCGTATCTCGCTATTATTAAGACCGGTCATCGAACACGAGCAATCCGAATCTGGTCACGCTGGCTGTTTTTTAGGCAGCTAAAGCGTAAGAATTATTATTTTTTGCAGTTATATTTAACTGGCGCTTTACATCCGCTCGATGAGTCGCAAAATGTGCCTCATAATGCCTGTCGAATCCGTAACGACCCCAAGACATAAAAGTATTATACCATATTTTTTAATAATATTTCAATTTTTAAGTCTATTCTTTTTGAATCTATTATTTTTTACAGGAACTTTTATGCTATACTAAAAAGGAATCTGTTTGAAAGGATTGTTATCACATTATGGTATTGCATCTTATTTGGCTTCTTCCTGCTCTTCTTTTTCTTGCCTTGTTTTATATAGAGCCAAGGCGACTCTTCAATGCGTATTTGCTTAGTATCGTTTTAATTTTATTTGCCGCTATCGTTTCTGGTTTATTTGTGATTCATATGGAACAACTTGTCAATAGAAATCTGGCAATGCTTTCTTTGCTCATCTTAGCACTTTTCATTCCTTTGAGTGTTATAATTTCAACCATTTATCTCATTTTTAATGGCAGACAGATGATGACCTTTGAAGGTAGGCGTTTAGCAAACCTTCTCTCCCTCTTTTATGGACTCGCTATTGCTCTTTCCCTAGCGCTTACTTTTTTCTTTCCTCATTTTATCTTTCTTCATAAAATCCTATCTCTTACAAATGGACTTCTAATTTATGGTAGCTATCTTTATGTGACCTATATCCTTTACGGTTTTGTTTATAATACTTTTCCCGTCATAAAACATCCAGACTACATCATCATCTTAGGGTCTGGTTTGATAGGAGACAAGGTTCCGCCTCTTCTCGCTCAACGACTTGAAAAGGGGAAGATGATGTATGAAAAATTTCATAACCATCCCAAAATTGTCGTTTCTGGAGGACAAGGTGTCGATGAACCAATAACCGAAGCAGAAGCAATGGCGCAATATTTAAGGCAAGTAGGTATTCCACAAGAAGATATTATAATTGAACAGCAGTCAACCAATACCTTAGAAAATTTGCAGTTTAGCAAAACTATTTTAGACCAAAAAAGTAAGGAAAATTACTATTGCTTGGTCGTCACCAACTCTTTCCACTCTTTGCGAGCAGGTATTTACATGCGAAAGCTCGGCATAAAGGGGCGAAGTATCGGCTCTAGAACAGCACTTTATTTTCTCCCGTCGGCTTGGATACGTGAAACAATCGGACTGATTGTACTCTATTGGAAATGGCACGCTATTTTTCTTGGATTGTATTTCATTGTTTGGCTTACTAACCTCTTTTGATAAGGCGTAATTTCACTTAACGGAATGAACGATTCGGAGCAAACGATTGAAGCTGTCGACCGGGGCGACAAAGTAAACTAAAACTCATTCGCCTCGTCCGCTCGGCTGACACTATAAACCAAAACTCATTCACTTCGTCCGCCCAGCTGACACAATAAACCAAAACTAGTTCACTTCGTCCGCCGGGCTGACAGTATAAATCAAAACTAATCCACCCCATCCGCCCGGCTGACAATATAAATCAAAACTAGTTCACTTCGTCCGCTGGGCGGACGGAAGAAATGTCATGCAGTTTTGAAGATTTAGCAAAAGATAGTTGTGAGACAGAGCAATTGCATTTTAGCTTTATGTCACCAAAGATAAAAAACACGAACTCGTCCAGATTAGCTAGCAACTAGTCAAAGACAGAGTTCGTGTTTTTATTGTTTAATTGGAGTTTTCTTTTGCTCCTTTATTCGTTAGGCCTCTTTCTTAGCAAACTGACTTGTATATAAGTCGTAATAGAAACCTTTATCAGCTAAAAGCGATTCGTGAGTTCCTTGCTCAATGATTTGCCCGTCTTTGAGAACCAAAATCTTGTCCGCCTCTTGAATCGTCGATAAGCGGTGAGCAATGACAAAGCTTGTTCGTCCTTGCATGAGGTTCTTCATCGCTTTTTGAATCAAGAGCTCTAGGCGTGTATCAACGGACGAGGTTGCTTCATCCAAAATCAAGATTTTTGGATCGGCTAATAATGCTCGCGCAATGGTCAGCAATTGTTTTTGTCCTAGCGAAATATTGCTGGATTCCTGATTCATTTCCATATTATAACCACCTGGAAGCGTCCGAATGAAATGATCGACATTAGCCGCTTTGGCAGCTTCCACAATCTCTTCATCTGTCGCATTCAGATTTCCAAAGCGCAAGTTTTCCTTGACTGTTCCTTCATAAAGCCAAGCATCTTGCAAGACCATCCCAAATTGTTTGCGGTATTCTTGGCGAGACAAATTGCGAATATCATGGCCGTCAACAGAAATTGAACCGGCAGTTACATCGTAAAAACGCATCAGTAGATTGATGAGGGTGGTCTTTCCAGCACCGGTTGGTCCGACAATTGCTACCATTTCACCCGGCTTTACCTCCAAATTGAAGTCGCGAATGAGCGGTTTGTTTTCCACGTATTGAAAGTCAACATGCTTAAAGCTGACCTGACCTGTCAAATCATGTTCCAGCCGCTCTTTCGCATCTGTTACTTCGTCTGGTTCATCCAAGACTTGGAAAAC
This Streptococcus anginosus DNA region includes the following protein-coding sequences:
- a CDS encoding DnaD domain-containing protein, encoding MTYLSAYKTGNLVLPTELLFHFHEIFDNSDDFLVWQFFYLQNTTSLEEISPVQIAESIGKSVAEVNRSMSNLTEKGLLQYKTIALNGEIEAVFDALPALERLDEIVENHSSVAQAVSQNVLKDLVETFQQELGRLLTPFEIEDLTKTIQDDKTSPELVTAALREAVFNGKANWKYIQAILRNWRREGITTVAQVEAKREEREATNPQNITVSDDFLKAMDLWRD
- a CDS encoding adenine phosphoribosyltransferase: MDLKDYIATIENYPQEGILFRDISPLMADGNAYSYAIREIVQYATDKKIDMIVGPEARGFIVGCPVAYELGVGFAPVRKPGKLPREVISASYEKEYGVDTLTMHADSIKPGQRVLIVDDLLATGGTVKATIEMVERLGGIVAGCAFLIELDELKGREAIGNYDYKVLMHY
- a CDS encoding LrgB family protein codes for the protein MSNLWGNPLFGLALSIFAYLVGMLIFRRFPHPLTTPLLLATIFVIVFLKLTGISYKNYYVGGAYLNNLIVPSTVALGIPLYKTFHLMKHHARSILIGTFIAVVVNTSFTALVAKAFGMDFFLAISLFPKSVTTAMAVGITDKIQGLATVTLVVVVATGILTSVIGPTVLKILKIKDPVAVGLALGGTGHAVGTGTAFKYGQVAGAMAGLAIGVTGIMYVIVSPIVASIILK
- a CDS encoding CidA/LrgA family protein, which encodes MKLYVQLMIIFSISLIGEGISYLFHLPIPGSIIGLILLFLALQFKIFRLRHVSMVGNFLLANMTILFLPPAVGIMDKFHVIAPYLLPIVLIIVGAIVINVVVIAVVVHFIKNRFEGDYGEGETRNV
- a CDS encoding YdcF family protein, yielding MVLHLIWLLPALLFLALFYIEPRRLFNAYLLSIVLILFAAIVSGLFVIHMEQLVNRNLAMLSLLILALFIPLSVIISTIYLIFNGRQMMTFEGRRLANLLSLFYGLAIALSLALTFFFPHFIFLHKILSLTNGLLIYGSYLYVTYILYGFVYNTFPVIKHPDYIIILGSGLIGDKVPPLLAQRLEKGKMMYEKFHNHPKIVVSGGQGVDEPITEAEAMAQYLRQVGIPQEDIIIEQQSTNTLENLQFSKTILDQKSKENYYCLVVTNSFHSLRAGIYMRKLGIKGRSIGSRTALYFLPSAWIRETIGLIVLYWKWHAIFLGLYFIVWLTNLF